In Herpetosiphonaceae bacterium, the genomic window TCGCTACCTCGCGCTCGGCGAGGGCTGCCGCGATACGCCTGAGGACATCCCAGGGCGCGCTCGTCTTGAGCAGGTACTCGATCCCAGCCGCCAACCAGCGCTCCCGCTCATACTCTGCCATGCTATCGCCGGTGAGCACCAGAATCGCCAGCGTTGGGCGCTGCGCGAGGAGCCGCTGGGCTACCTCCCAGCTGCTCAGGCCGGGCATCCACAAGTCGAGCAGCACAAGATCGAAGACCTCGTGCTCGACCAGCGCCAGCGCTGCCTGGCCGTTCGGCGCGGTGGCGACGATATAGGCATCGCGCCGCAGCAGCTCCGCCAGGGTGCGACGCACGGCTTCGTCGTCATCAATGACCAAGATCCGTGGCGCTTCACGATTCATATCCACCTCCTTGGCCGCCGAGCGGCGGGCCGAGTGGAGCGAGAAAGGCTTGAACACCTGGAATAGCTCCAGGGTAGCCGGGTTATCAGGGTGCTTGTTGATGCTCGATGGTCATCCCTTGAGCTGCGTGGTTTGATGGCGCCAGATGGTAGAGGTAGCTATCTCACTATACTCCAGCGGGCGCTGCCACGTCAAGCACGCTCCAGAGCGACTCAGCGGTGCGTGCGCTCCGATCAACGCATCACGATGCGCCAGTTAGATGCGGATGATCATGGGCCGCTGGCTCGCTCTGCTTCATGGGGGCGCTCCTGTGCCGCGCGCTATGCATACGGGTTGAGCGTGTGGATGCTTTCGTTGGTCCAACCGGCGGTCGCAAAGGGAAGAATGGCGGCTGGCTGAATGCGTGCGGCTTCCTCGTCCTCCGTACAGATGACGTGGGCTGTCCCAATGTCTGGGATCTTGAACCACTCGTCCGTCGGCCTATGGAACTTGAACCACAAGCCGTCGATGTCATCGACGCGAAACTCCGCGCCTGCATCGGTCGGATGGTAGCCGGGCGGGCCGTCTTCGGGAATCATAAAGAAGTTCTGGAGCTGCGTTTGGCAGTTCTTGAACCAGCAACTTCCAGCGATTCCCAGGGTTCGTCGCTGGATCATCGGCGCTGCGGGTATGACCGGCAGCACGAGCGGCGCCTGGCGCGTCCATGCGAGCTGCCTGGCTGCGCCGTGCGCGGCCCCTCCACCTCCGGCGGCGTGCTGAGGGACGAGCACGCCCGCGCCCAGGGCCTTCTCGGCGGACGTTTCAGCGGGCGGTGTCCGCGCGTCGGGCATACGAATCACCGCGTCGGCGATGCGGTCGGCCTCCTGCTCGTAGGCGTCGCCCGGCGTGCTGACGGTCAGTTTTGCCTGAAGCATCCCACGGGCAGGAGGATACACGCGGATCTGGCTGAAGTCATGCCCGAAGCCTCCCGATGGCCTGGCGGACGGTGGCGCAAGGGCTTCGGCGTGCGCTTGGGGCACGGGGAGACGAGCGGGCTGACGGAGCCGCCCCGTCGCGTGCGACCGAAGGGGCAGGTCGCGATGCGCCGTCGCCGTGGATGTGTGCGATCGAGCAAGGGTGGAGGATGGGCGCCTGGGTGGGTGCTGTAGCTGC contains:
- a CDS encoding response regulator — its product is MNREAPRILVIDDDEAVRRTLAELLRRDAYIVATAPNGQAALALVEHEVFDLVLLDLWMPGLSSWEVAQRLLAQRPTLAILVLTGDSMAEYERERWLAAGIEYLLKTSAPWDVLRRIAAALAEREVAM